Proteins from a genomic interval of Lolium perenne isolate Kyuss_39 chromosome 1, Kyuss_2.0, whole genome shotgun sequence:
- the LOC139833257 gene encoding uncharacterized protein, which yields MERAWHQANSCEVLSREGQPGTAPMKMLFSGYRASLKTKAAETLAQLATLEDAEKTVEERRTFLYNQVVTSYHKAKIERAGLARELEAVKGKLYASFDFLPSARAQCAESEEAGRSATGKLKLAEQELTRLRLLEKNHITELNSLRTAEKEKVDDLSRRLSEVEKQRLALQEEVTAKSTELTATAKRWTDDFSALDRGLAAAFPETQEAALAAVGVARDSRRRETGEGSSEYFSMEDHLASMAARIEPVTKLGWELRKAAEELVPMLWPGEAAPQDISGLISAMERAPDRFLDWKEFLSP from the exons atggagagggcatggcatcaggcgaactcctgcgaggtactcagccgggaggggcagcctggcacggcgcccatgaagatgcttttctccggctatcgggccagcctcaagaccaaggccgccgagacccttgcccagctggcgacgctggaggatgctgagaag acggttgaggagcggcgcaccttcttgtacaaccaggtggtgaccagctaccacaaggctaagatcgagcgagccggcttggctcgcgagctggaggctgtcaagggtaagctctatgcttCTTTCGACTTCCTGCCTT ccgctcgcgcgcagtgcgccgagagcgaggaggcgggccgatccgccaccggcaagctcaagctggctgagcaggagctgacacggctgcgcctgctggagaagaaccacatcaccgagctcaactccctcaggacggcggagaaggagaaggtggatgatctgagccggcggctgtcggaggtggagaagcagcggcttgcgctgcaggaggaggtcactgccaagtccacggagctgacggctaccgccaagcgttggaccgacgatttcagcgcgcttgatcgcggcttggcgg cggccttcccggagacgcaggaggcggctttggcagccgttggcgtcgcgcgcgattccaggaggcgggaaaccggcgagggcagctcggagtacttctccatggaggaccatctggcgtccatggctgcccgcatcgagcccgtcaccaagctcggctgggagctgcggaaggcggccgaagagctggtgcccatgctgtggcctggggaggcggcgccgcaagatatctccggcctcatctccgcgatggagcgggcgccggaccgcttcctcgactggaagga